A single region of the Bacillus cereus genome encodes:
- a CDS encoding peptidase U32 family protein has translation MTVQEISRVIDGKRVIVKKPELLIPAGNLEKLKVAIHYGADAVYLGGQEFGLRSNAGNFTLEDMAEGVEFAKKYGAKIYVTTNIFAHNENMDGLEEYLKGIEKAGVTGIIVADPLIIETCKRVAPSVEVHLSTQQSLSNWKAAQYWKEEGLHRLVLAREASYEEMKEIKDKVDIEIEAFVHGAMCIAYSGRCTLSNHMTARDSNRGGCCQSCRWDYDLVQTVSQHKDAKELPLFQEEDAHFAMSPKDLNLILSIPKMIEIGIDSLKVEGRMKSIHYVATVATVYRKVIDAYCADPDNFEFKQEWLDELDKCANRDTAPAFFEGVPGHQEQMFGNHSKKTTYDFAGLVLDYNEETGIVTLEQRNHFKPGHEVEFFGPEIENFTQTVEKIWDEDGNELDAARHPLQIVKFKVDQPVYVNNMMRKNILQ, from the coding sequence ATGACTGTACAAGAAATTTCACGAGTGATCGATGGCAAACGCGTTATTGTGAAGAAACCTGAACTGTTAATCCCTGCGGGTAACTTAGAAAAATTAAAAGTAGCTATCCATTATGGGGCAGATGCTGTATATTTAGGTGGACAAGAATTTGGTCTTCGTTCGAATGCAGGTAACTTTACGCTGGAAGACATGGCAGAAGGCGTTGAATTTGCAAAGAAATATGGAGCAAAAATATATGTAACAACAAATATTTTTGCACATAATGAAAATATGGACGGGCTAGAGGAATATTTAAAAGGGATTGAAAAAGCTGGCGTAACGGGAATTATCGTTGCTGATCCGCTTATTATTGAGACATGTAAACGTGTAGCGCCTTCTGTTGAGGTGCATTTAAGTACACAACAATCACTATCCAACTGGAAAGCAGCACAGTATTGGAAAGAAGAGGGTTTACATCGTCTTGTATTAGCTCGTGAAGCAAGCTATGAAGAGATGAAAGAAATTAAAGACAAAGTTGATATTGAAATTGAAGCATTCGTCCATGGTGCAATGTGTATCGCGTATTCTGGAAGATGTACATTAAGTAACCATATGACAGCGCGTGACTCTAACCGTGGTGGTTGTTGTCAATCTTGTCGCTGGGACTATGATTTAGTTCAAACGGTATCACAACATAAAGATGCAAAAGAGCTTCCTTTATTCCAAGAAGAAGATGCTCACTTTGCGATGAGTCCAAAAGATTTAAATTTAATTTTATCAATTCCGAAAATGATTGAAATAGGAATTGATAGCTTAAAAGTTGAAGGACGTATGAAATCTATCCATTACGTAGCGACTGTAGCAACTGTATATCGTAAAGTAATTGATGCGTATTGTGCGGATCCGGATAACTTTGAGTTTAAACAAGAGTGGTTAGATGAGCTTGATAAATGTGCAAATCGTGACACAGCTCCTGCATTCTTTGAAGGGGTTCCAGGACATCAAGAGCAAATGTTTGGAAATCATAGTAAGAAAACAACGTATGATTTCGCTGGTTTAGTGTTAGATTATAATGAAGAAACGGGCATCGTAACGCTTGAGCAACGTAATCATTTCAAACCAGGACATGAAGTGGAGTTCTTTGGACCAGAAATAGAAAACTTTACGCAGACGGTGGAGAAAATTTGGGATGAGGATGGAAACGAATTAGATGCAGCGAGACATCCGTTGCAAATCGTGAAATTCAAAGTGGATCAACCAGTGTATGTGAATAATATGATGCGAAAAAACATACTTCAATAA
- the udk gene encoding uridine kinase: MGTNKPVVIGIAGGSGSGKTSVTKAIFDHFKGHSILILEQDYYYKDQSHLPMEERLKTNYDHPLAFDNDLLIEHLQQLLAYEQIDKPVYDYTLHTRSEEIIPVEPKDVIILEGILILEDPRLCELMDIKLFVDTDADLRILRRMQRDIEERGRTMDSVIDQYVTVVRPMHNQFIEPSKKFADIIIPEGGQNHVAIDIMVTKIATILEQKVNL; this comes from the coding sequence ATGGGGACGAATAAGCCTGTTGTAATTGGAATCGCTGGTGGTTCAGGATCAGGAAAAACAAGTGTAACGAAAGCGATTTTTGACCATTTTAAAGGTCATTCCATTTTAATCTTGGAGCAAGATTATTATTACAAAGATCAAAGCCATTTACCAATGGAAGAGCGTTTAAAAACAAATTATGATCATCCGCTTGCGTTTGATAATGATCTGTTAATTGAACATTTGCAGCAGTTGCTTGCATATGAGCAAATTGATAAGCCTGTATATGACTATACATTGCATACGCGTTCAGAAGAAATTATTCCAGTTGAGCCGAAAGATGTAATCATTTTAGAAGGAATTCTTATTTTAGAAGACCCACGTCTTTGTGAGTTAATGGACATTAAGCTATTCGTTGATACAGATGCGGATCTTCGTATTTTACGCCGTATGCAGCGTGATATTGAAGAGCGCGGTCGTACGATGGATTCAGTTATTGATCAATACGTAACTGTTGTACGTCCAATGCACAATCAATTTATTGAGCCTTCTAAGAAATTTGCGGATATTATTATCCCTGAAGGTGGACAAAACCATGTTGCAATTGATATTATGGTGACAAAAATTGCAACAATTCTTGAACAAAAAGTAAATTTGTAA
- the greA gene encoding transcription elongation factor GreA, whose amino-acid sequence MATEKTYPMTQEGKQKLENELEDLKTVKRKEVVERIKIARSFGDLSENSEYDAAKDEQAFVEGRITQLENMIRNAVIITDNGEESTVVTLGKTVTFKELPGGDEESYTIVGSAEADPFEGRISNDSPIAKSLLGKQIGEKVAIQTPGGEMQVEIISVK is encoded by the coding sequence ATGGCAACAGAAAAAACATACCCAATGACGCAAGAGGGTAAGCAAAAGCTAGAGAACGAACTTGAGGATTTAAAAACGGTAAAACGTAAAGAGGTTGTAGAGCGCATTAAGATTGCACGTAGCTTCGGAGATCTTTCTGAGAACTCTGAGTATGATGCGGCGAAAGATGAGCAAGCGTTCGTAGAAGGACGTATTACACAATTAGAAAACATGATTCGTAATGCAGTTATCATCACAGATAACGGCGAAGAATCTACAGTTGTTACATTAGGTAAAACAGTAACATTTAAAGAGTTACCAGGTGGAGATGAAGAATCTTACACAATCGTAGGTAGCGCAGAAGCAGACCCATTTGAAGGAAGAATTTCTAACGATTCTCCAATCGCAAAAAGCTTATTAGGTAAGCAAATTGGTGAGAAGGTAGCAATCCAAACTCCAGGTGGAGAAATGCAAGTAGAGATTATCTCTGTAAAATAA